The proteins below are encoded in one region of Aequorivita iocasae:
- a CDS encoding FtsK/SpoIIIE family DNA translocase, translated as MAKKKNSTTKTPRKKISFSLSKQQKILLGSFLFLLGLALMFSFVSYFFTWQADQSEIGVLAERELQTKNWLNKFGANVAHFFIYDGFGISAFIFAFLVTLTGIYYFFDYAKKQLAKFWFWGLLLMLWISVFFGFFGEKTTLFSGIIGFETNDLMQDYLGLVGAMLVMIFILIVYLVVRLKLTPEMAIDAFKSSKKQIASEFVSDENKTDHKTSTVNSEIEDEDEDDIPEPFIEEKVSPPPPRPVEKIILKSDVEGDVEMEVEQAADEEEIENLSDKLVKDFGEFDPKLELSNYKFPSIELLRDHTVGAAITIDQEELEENKNRIVETLSNYKIGIANIKATVGPTVTLYEIVPDAGIRISKIKNLEDDIALSLSALGIRIIAPIPGRGTIGIEVPNKNAKIVSMRSVIASAKFQNAEMELPIAFGKTISNETFVVDLAKMPHMLMAGATGQGKSVGLNAVLTSLLYKKHPAEVKFVLVDPKKVELTLFNKIERHYLAKLPDTEEAIITDTAKVINTLNSLCIEMDTRYDLLKDAMVRNIKEYNTKFKNRKLNPNEGHRFLPYIVLVIDEFADLIMTAGKEVETPIARLAQLARAIGIHLIIATQRPSVNVITGIIKANFPARIAFRVTSKIDSRTILDNSGADQLIGRGDMLYTQGNELTRIQCAFVDTPEVADITEFIGSQKAYPDAHLLPEYVGEEGGTTLDIDIEERDKLFREAAEVLVIAQQGSASLLQRKLKLGYNRAGRIIDQMEAAGIVGPFEGSKARQVLVPTIDALNQLLDNEQNDN; from the coding sequence ATGGCCAAAAAGAAAAACTCAACAACTAAAACACCTCGCAAAAAAATAAGCTTTTCGCTGTCCAAACAACAGAAAATACTTTTAGGTAGCTTTTTGTTTTTGTTGGGATTGGCACTGATGTTTTCTTTTGTTTCCTATTTTTTTACTTGGCAGGCAGACCAAAGCGAAATTGGTGTTTTGGCAGAACGCGAATTGCAAACCAAAAATTGGCTCAACAAGTTTGGAGCCAACGTGGCCCACTTCTTTATTTATGACGGTTTCGGGATTTCAGCCTTTATTTTTGCCTTTTTGGTAACCTTAACGGGAATTTATTATTTTTTCGACTATGCCAAAAAACAGTTGGCTAAGTTTTGGTTCTGGGGTTTGCTTTTAATGCTTTGGATTTCAGTTTTCTTTGGTTTTTTTGGAGAAAAAACAACACTTTTCAGCGGTATCATCGGTTTTGAAACCAACGACCTCATGCAGGATTATTTAGGTTTGGTTGGCGCTATGCTGGTAATGATATTTATATTGATTGTCTATTTGGTAGTTCGATTAAAGCTTACGCCCGAAATGGCAATCGATGCTTTTAAAAGCTCCAAAAAACAAATTGCTTCAGAGTTTGTTTCCGATGAAAATAAAACTGACCACAAAACCTCAACAGTAAACAGTGAAATTGAAGATGAAGACGAAGATGATATTCCAGAACCTTTTATTGAAGAAAAGGTAAGCCCTCCACCTCCCCGGCCGGTTGAAAAAATTATCCTGAAATCTGACGTGGAAGGCGACGTGGAAATGGAAGTGGAACAGGCAGCCGACGAAGAGGAAATAGAAAACCTAAGCGATAAACTTGTAAAAGATTTTGGGGAATTTGACCCAAAACTGGAACTGAGCAATTACAAATTTCCAAGTATCGAGCTCCTGCGCGACCATACCGTGGGCGCTGCCATAACCATCGATCAAGAGGAGCTTGAGGAAAACAAAAACCGAATTGTTGAAACGCTCAGCAATTATAAAATAGGCATCGCAAACATAAAAGCAACCGTTGGGCCCACCGTCACACTTTACGAAATTGTACCCGATGCAGGTATCCGTATTTCAAAAATCAAAAATCTTGAAGACGATATTGCCTTATCACTTTCAGCATTGGGCATTCGTATTATTGCCCCAATTCCCGGCCGTGGAACTATTGGAATCGAGGTGCCGAACAAAAATGCCAAAATCGTTTCCATGCGTTCGGTGATTGCTTCTGCAAAATTTCAAAATGCCGAAATGGAACTTCCCATCGCTTTTGGAAAAACAATTAGCAATGAAACCTTCGTGGTAGATTTGGCTAAAATGCCGCACATGTTAATGGCAGGGGCAACCGGACAAGGAAAATCAGTCGGTTTGAACGCAGTACTCACCTCTTTGCTTTATAAAAAACACCCTGCGGAAGTGAAATTCGTTTTGGTAGATCCAAAGAAGGTGGAACTGACGCTTTTCAACAAAATTGAACGTCATTATTTAGCAAAATTGCCCGACACCGAAGAAGCAATTATTACTGATACAGCAAAGGTTATCAATACGTTGAACTCCCTTTGTATTGAAATGGACACGCGTTACGATTTGCTTAAGGATGCCATGGTCCGTAACATTAAGGAATACAATACCAAATTTAAAAACCGAAAATTGAACCCCAACGAAGGGCATCGATTTTTGCCGTACATCGTTTTGGTGATAGATGAATTTGCCGATTTAATTATGACCGCAGGCAAAGAAGTGGAAACACCCATAGCACGTTTAGCGCAATTGGCAAGGGCGATCGGAATCCATTTGATTATTGCTACCCAGAGACCTTCGGTAAATGTAATTACGGGTATTATAAAAGCCAACTTCCCTGCGCGTATTGCATTTAGGGTAACCAGTAAAATTGATTCCCGGACCATTTTGGACAATTCGGGTGCCGATCAGCTAATAGGCCGTGGTGACATGCTTTACACGCAGGGCAACGAATTGACGCGTATTCAGTGCGCATTTGTTGATACGCCCGAAGTAGCAGATATTACGGAATTTATCGGTTCACAAAAAGCATATCCCGATGCGCATTTACTGCCAGAATACGTAGGTGAAGAAGGTGGCACAACTCTTGATATTGACATAGAGGAACGCGACAAACTCTTCCGTGAAGCCGCAGAAGTATTGGTGATTGCACAGCAAGGTTCCGCATCTTTGTTACAGCGAAAATTGAAACTGGGATACAATCGGGCTGGAAGAATCATCGACCAAATGGAAGCGGCAGGCATTGTGGGCCCCTTTGAGGGCAGCAAGGCACGGCAAGTTTTAGTTCCAACAATTGATGCGTTAAACCAACTTTTAGATAACGAACAAAATGACAATTAA
- a CDS encoding LolA family protein — MQQLSILLIALFITTFSYAQDAKTLLKEVSAKAKSYDNISIDFKYNLNNSKENVNQETRGDVTLQGDKYVLNMLGTTRIFDGKNIYTIVPEDEEVTISAYNAKDDKEITPSKMLTFYEKGYTYKMDIEQNVKGRKIQYIKLTPIDSKAEIKDILLGIDVQTKHIYKLIQTDDKGTKYTLTVNSFKTNQPVSKTLFTFDEAKYKKDGYYINKL, encoded by the coding sequence ATGCAACAACTAAGTATTCTTTTAATCGCTCTTTTTATCACAACCTTTTCGTACGCACAGGATGCAAAAACACTGCTGAAAGAGGTTTCGGCAAAAGCCAAAAGCTACGATAACATTTCAATCGATTTTAAATATAATTTGAATAATTCCAAGGAAAACGTAAACCAAGAAACCCGAGGCGATGTTACGCTACAGGGTGATAAATATGTTTTGAACATGCTTGGAACCACCCGAATTTTTGATGGTAAGAATATTTATACCATCGTTCCCGAAGATGAGGAAGTGACCATTTCAGCATACAACGCAAAGGATGACAAGGAAATTACACCTTCAAAAATGCTCACTTTTTATGAAAAAGGTTACACCTATAAAATGGACATAGAGCAAAATGTAAAGGGGAGAAAAATTCAATATATAAAACTCACGCCTATTGATTCAAAAGCTGAAATAAAGGATATTCTTTTGGGGATAGATGTACAGACCAAGCATATTTATAAATTGATACAGACCGATGATAAGGGCACAAAATATACCCTTACCGTAAATTCATTCAAAACAAACCAACCCGTTTCCAAAACCTTGTTTACTTTTGACGAGGCTAAATATAAGAAAGATGGTTACTATATAAATAAGCTATAG
- a CDS encoding LptF/LptG family permease yields MKILDRYILVTYLKTFLSVFIILMFIFVLQTIWLYISELAGKDLDVWIVLKFLWYVSPRLIPLVLPLTILVTSLMVFGSFAEKYEFAAMKSTGISLQRAMGSVIGFIVVLSITAFFFANNVIPYSEYKWQNLRRNISQFQPSMVISEGQFSQIGDMFNIKVEKKTGDRDQFLEDVVIHKKNEAKPNGNFTVIIANNGELASEEGSNTLSLILKKGNYYEEIQTKSAVKQKGEPFAKSYFEEYSINIDLTELNNKDIDKENNLNNQNMYNISELRVEIDSLSDSYSTDIQSYTKNMYYRSGVEKFKENKVNDSAKSPTISTILEIYNPAQELQIVKLALNNAKGTLQTVDAKKVEFKNKTKRLNKTEIALHEKYALGIACIILFFVGAPLGAIIRKGGMGLPMVVAILLFLTYHFIGIFAKNSAEDGTMHPFIATWLSTAIMLPLSVWLTYRATTDQGIFDFDSFMQRIGRLFGIKRKKKSE; encoded by the coding sequence GTGAAAATACTGGACAGGTACATATTGGTTACATATTTGAAGACGTTCTTGAGCGTCTTCATTATTTTAATGTTCATATTTGTCCTACAGACTATTTGGCTCTATATTTCTGAACTTGCCGGGAAAGACTTGGACGTGTGGATCGTGCTCAAGTTTCTTTGGTACGTTTCCCCACGATTGATTCCTTTGGTGCTGCCACTCACCATTTTGGTAACTTCCCTGATGGTTTTTGGAAGCTTTGCAGAGAAGTATGAATTTGCTGCAATGAAATCCACAGGAATTTCACTGCAACGCGCTATGGGAAGTGTGATTGGTTTTATTGTCGTACTGTCAATTACAGCTTTCTTTTTCGCAAATAACGTGATTCCTTATTCCGAATATAAATGGCAGAACCTTCGGCGAAATATCTCGCAGTTCCAGCCTTCCATGGTAATTTCCGAAGGACAGTTCAGCCAAATTGGCGATATGTTCAACATAAAAGTTGAAAAGAAAACCGGCGATCGCGACCAGTTTTTGGAAGATGTGGTAATTCATAAAAAAAATGAAGCCAAACCAAACGGAAATTTTACTGTAATAATTGCCAATAATGGTGAATTGGCAAGCGAGGAAGGCAGCAATACCCTATCACTAATTTTAAAGAAAGGTAATTATTACGAAGAAATTCAGACTAAATCTGCAGTTAAGCAGAAAGGCGAGCCCTTTGCAAAAAGTTATTTTGAAGAATATTCCATAAACATCGATCTTACCGAATTAAACAATAAAGATATAGATAAAGAGAATAACCTCAACAACCAAAATATGTACAATATCAGTGAGTTACGCGTTGAGATTGACTCACTTTCTGATAGCTATTCTACCGATATTCAATCTTACACAAAAAACATGTACTACCGGAGTGGGGTAGAAAAATTCAAGGAAAATAAGGTTAATGATTCCGCAAAGTCCCCTACCATTAGCACGATTCTTGAGATTTACAATCCCGCTCAAGAATTGCAGATTGTAAAACTAGCACTTAACAATGCCAAAGGAACCCTACAAACCGTAGATGCAAAAAAGGTAGAATTTAAAAATAAAACCAAAAGATTGAACAAAACCGAGATAGCCTTGCATGAAAAATACGCTTTGGGTATTGCCTGTATCATTTTATTTTTTGTGGGGGCACCGCTTGGGGCGATTATTCGAAAAGGCGGCATGGGTTTGCCTATGGTGGTTGCTATTCTGCTATTTTTAACCTATCACTTTATCGGCATTTTTGCCAAAAACAGTGCGGAGGATGGAACTATGCATCCCTTTATAGCAACTTGGTTAAGCACAGCCATTATGCTGCCACTGAGCGTCTGGCTTACGTATCGCGCCACTACAGACCAAGGTATTTTTGATTTTGACTCCTTTATGCAACGCATAGGACGCTTATTTGGAATAAAAAGAAAAAAGAAGTCTGAATAG
- the ribB gene encoding 3,4-dihydroxy-2-butanone-4-phosphate synthase produces MISTEKENSVKLNTIEEAIEDIRNGKIIIVVDDENRENEGDFIAAAEMVTPEMINFMATHGRGLICAPLTEDRCNTLDLNMMVENNTVLHHTQFTVSVDLIGHGCTTGISVHDRSKTIKALVDENTKARDLGRPGHIFPLRAKQGGVLRRTGHTEAAIDLARLAGLKPAGILVEILNEDGTMARLPQLMKVAKKFDLKLISIEDLVKYRMENDSLIEKKEDFKINTKFGDFRLRAYKQTTNDQIHIALTKGSWKENEPVLVRVNATLVNGDILGTLTNNAEQKLDDMFNVINNEGKGAIVFINQQSQSLNLLNRLKELKEAQKPNEIAKAPRIEMDSKDFGIGAQILHDLGIHKIRLISNSEQTKRVGMIGYGLEIMEYVNY; encoded by the coding sequence ATGATTTCCACAGAAAAAGAAAATTCCGTTAAACTCAACACGATTGAAGAAGCCATTGAAGATATTCGTAATGGAAAGATAATAATTGTAGTTGACGATGAAAACCGGGAAAATGAAGGAGATTTTATTGCCGCCGCCGAAATGGTGACCCCAGAAATGATCAATTTTATGGCAACCCACGGAAGGGGGCTTATCTGCGCGCCTTTAACCGAGGATAGATGCAATACCCTCGATCTAAATATGATGGTGGAAAATAATACCGTATTGCACCACACACAGTTTACCGTTTCAGTAGATTTAATCGGTCACGGTTGTACTACGGGCATTTCAGTACACGACCGCTCAAAAACCATAAAAGCACTGGTTGATGAAAATACAAAAGCCCGTGACTTGGGTAGACCGGGACATATTTTTCCACTTCGCGCTAAGCAGGGCGGAGTTTTAAGAAGAACAGGGCACACTGAAGCTGCTATTGATTTAGCGCGTTTAGCAGGATTGAAACCTGCGGGTATTTTAGTTGAAATCTTAAATGAAGATGGTACCATGGCGCGGCTACCACAGTTGATGAAGGTTGCCAAAAAGTTTGATTTGAAATTGATTTCAATCGAAGATTTGGTGAAATACCGAATGGAAAACGATTCCTTGATTGAAAAAAAGGAAGATTTCAAAATAAATACAAAATTTGGGGATTTCAGGCTTCGCGCTTACAAACAAACCACAAACGACCAAATTCATATTGCCCTTACCAAAGGCTCCTGGAAGGAAAATGAACCTGTTTTGGTTCGCGTAAACGCAACCTTGGTAAATGGCGACATTTTGGGAACCCTTACCAATAACGCCGAACAGAAATTGGACGATATGTTCAACGTAATCAATAACGAAGGAAAAGGAGCTATTGTTTTTATTAATCAACAGAGCCAATCGCTCAACCTTTTAAACCGTTTAAAAGAACTTAAAGAAGCACAGAAACCCAACGAAATCGCAAAAGCACCCCGTATTGAAATGGACAGCAAAGATTTTGGAATTGGAGCCCAAATTCTTCACGATTTGGGAATTCATAAAATTCGCCTAATTTCAAACAGCGAGCAGACCAAACGTGTTGGAATGATCGGATATGGTTTAGAAATTATGGAATATGTGAATTACTAA